Genomic DNA from Alkalihalobacterium alkalinitrilicum:
CATCTGTACGTACTTTAACAGCCAATATTGCAATTGAAGGATCTGATGTAGCTTGGGGGAGCTTACACTATAGCGCTTTATTTGTTACAGCGCTCATTTTATTTGCCATTACATTCGTCGTCAATTTAATTGCAGATCTTCTTATTTCTAGACAAAGGAGAAAACTCCAAAATGACTAAACAAATGACAGAGAAAATTTGGTTTACAATTTGTGGCCTGTTTGCAGCAATGACCATCGGTGCACTCCTACTATTACTCTATTGGATAGTTAGTAATGGAGCCCACGTATTGAGTTGGACCTTTATTACAGATACCCCTCGAAAAAATATGACAGAAGGTGGAATTTGGCCAGCAATCGTAGGTACCTTTTATGTTGCTTCATTAACAATTTTAATATCAGTACCTGTAGGGATTGGGGCAGCAATTTACTTAAATGAATACGCAAAGCAAGGCCCGGTTGTACAAATAATTCGAATGAGTATTCGCAACCTTGCAGGAGTACCATCCATCGTATATGGTTTATTCGGCTTAGCCATCTTTGCTTCAATGTTAAAGTTAGGAACGGGATTAATTACAGCAGCTATTACTCTAGCTATTATGGTGTTGCCATGGGTAATTACCTCTACAGAAGAAGCATTAAAGGCTGTACCAACCTCATTTAGGGAAGGGGGATTAGCTTTAGGAGCTACAAAGTGGCAAACGATACGTCAACTCGTTTTACCTTCAGCTATTCCAGGAATGGCAACAGGATCTATTCTTGGATTAGCACGTGCGGCAGGGGAAACGGCACCCATTATTTTAACAGGAGCAGCTTACTTTTTACCTGTATTACCTGCTTCTATTCAAGATAATTTCATGGCCTTACCTTATCATTTATATATTTTAGCAACACAGCACGCACAGTCATCTGTTGTCCGTCCAATCGCATATGGTACAGCGTTAGTGCTTATTTTGATGGTCGTTCTCTTAAATTTATCAGCAATTCTATTAAGAAATCATTTCCGTAAAAAGAATGAATTATTGTAGGAATAGTAAGGAAATGTAAAAGTAGCTTTTTAGTTGAAGTAATATGAAGGTAAAAATAATAAGGAGGCATCCATAATGGCGATATTAGAAACGGTTGTAAAATCAAAAGAAACGGTACAGATTGAAACAGGCTTACAAGAAAATATTTTCGATGTCAGAGGTTTAAACCTTTGGTATGGTAATGATCAAGCTTTAAATAATATTAATTTGCAAATTCCAAAAAATGGTGTGACAGCGATCATTGGCCCATCAGGTTGTGGGAAGTCAACATTCTTAAAAACTCTTAATCGAATGGTTGAACTCGTGCCTATCGTAAAAATTAGTGGTGAAGTTGAGTATCATGAAACGAATATATTTGATCCATCTGTTAACCTTGTAGAGTTACGTAGTGCAATAGGGATGGTGTTTCAAAAACCGAACCCATTTCCGAAGACTATTTTTGATAACGTCGCATTTGGACCACGCGTTCATGGATTAAAAGATAAGAAAAAGTTAGCTGTAATTGTAGAGAAAAGTTTACGTGGCGCAGCTTTATGGGAAGAAGTTAAAGATCGTTTAAATGAATCTGCTCTCGGGTTATCAGGAGGGCAACAACAACGTTTATGTATCGCCCGTTGTCTTGCGGTACAACCAGAAGTAATTTTAATGGATGAACCGACCTCGGCCCTTGATCCACGTTCAACAGCAAATATTGAAGAGTTAATTCAAACGTTAAAAGAACAGTACTCGATCATCATTGTTACTCATAATATGCAACAAGCTGCGAGAATTTCCGATAAGACAGCATTTTTCTTAAATGGGGACTTAGTTGAATTTGATAAAACAAATACAATTTTTACAAATCCACAGCACGAAAGCACGGAGAATTACATTACGGGACGTTTCGGTTAATAGAAAGATATATCTTTGCTACTGTATGATGGCGACAGAGATTTGCGTATTATGAAAAAGGTTTACCTTTTAAAGTAAACTATCATTAGTTATACGTTATACTGTAATTAATTATAGGGGAAACACCATGATTGAATTATGAGGTGTTTGGAGGGAGAAAATATGAATGAAAATAACATCCTCTTAATTTCTACTGATCATTCTCTCATCAAGACTTTACGTTATCGACTTGAAGAAGTAGGCTATATTTTATTTACTGCGTCACGTGATGAGGAAGCTCTTGAAATAATTAAAGTGAAAAAGCCATTAACAATTATTACAGAAATGCATGGCTCAGAAATTGATGGAATTGAACTCTGTCGTGAAATGCGTTATGAAGAAAAAAATTGGACACCTATCATCTTAATATCAGAGCATTTCCATGAATTAGATGCAGTGCTGGGGTTAGAGCTCGGAGCAGATGCTTATTATGCAAAGCCACTTCATATGAAAAAGCTTGTTGCAAAAATTAAAGCCATTTTACGACGTGCCCAAGTCGGGTTTGGAGAAAAAACTAAAGTAACTGAAATGGTTTCCTTTCAAAAGAAAAATCGGAAATGTACTGTTGGTGAAATTGATATTTTTCCTGATAGTTTTACTGTTTATTATAAAAAGGAACCGATTGACCTTACACAAAAAGAATTTGAAATTTTAATGTATCTGTACGAAAATCGGGGAAAAGCTGTTTCGCGAAAAAAGCTACTCACAGCTATTCGTGGTTATGAAGAAAAAGGGGATCATCGCATCATTGATGTATTTATTA
This window encodes:
- a CDS encoding response regulator transcription factor, whose amino-acid sequence is MNENNILLISTDHSLIKTLRYRLEEVGYILFTASRDEEALEIIKVKKPLTIITEMHGSEIDGIELCREMRYEEKNWTPIILISEHFHELDAVLGLELGADAYYAKPLHMKKLVAKIKAILRRAQVGFGEKTKVTEMVSFQKKNRKCTVGEIDIFPDSFTVYYKKEPIDLTQKEFEILMYLYENRGKAVSRKKLLTAIRGYEEKGDHRIIDVFINRIRSKIEPSKSENKYIKTIRNVGYMLQEASSKVLGFSWVIII
- the pstB gene encoding phosphate ABC transporter ATP-binding protein PstB, translating into MAILETVVKSKETVQIETGLQENIFDVRGLNLWYGNDQALNNINLQIPKNGVTAIIGPSGCGKSTFLKTLNRMVELVPIVKISGEVEYHETNIFDPSVNLVELRSAIGMVFQKPNPFPKTIFDNVAFGPRVHGLKDKKKLAVIVEKSLRGAALWEEVKDRLNESALGLSGGQQQRLCIARCLAVQPEVILMDEPTSALDPRSTANIEELIQTLKEQYSIIIVTHNMQQAARISDKTAFFLNGDLVEFDKTNTIFTNPQHESTENYITGRFG
- the pstA gene encoding phosphate ABC transporter permease PstA, which produces MTKQMTEKIWFTICGLFAAMTIGALLLLLYWIVSNGAHVLSWTFITDTPRKNMTEGGIWPAIVGTFYVASLTILISVPVGIGAAIYLNEYAKQGPVVQIIRMSIRNLAGVPSIVYGLFGLAIFASMLKLGTGLITAAITLAIMVLPWVITSTEEALKAVPTSFREGGLALGATKWQTIRQLVLPSAIPGMATGSILGLARAAGETAPIILTGAAYFLPVLPASIQDNFMALPYHLYILATQHAQSSVVRPIAYGTALVLILMVVLLNLSAILLRNHFRKKNELL